One Methanoculleus sp. 7T genomic window carries:
- a CDS encoding methyltransferase domain-containing protein, whose amino-acid sequence MPSSRFEHISDVISVISNLKPKTFLDVGCGFGRWGFLTREFCDIFQGRYDKTSWETHIDAVEVFENYIMPHHEFIYDNVYIAKIEDYIPKMSRYDIIFAGDVIEHIEKNDANKVINNLREKCDKALMIALPLDDKWPQGEVFDNPNEIHKSVWTERDLKKLGASFVKIYTMKDDRLYAFAIWTDCPVQEYLSSSKTIRSRVIELGNKIIKRIP is encoded by the coding sequence ATGCCATCAAGTAGATTTGAACACATATCTGATGTTATCTCGGTAATCTCCAATCTAAAACCAAAAACATTCTTAGATGTGGGTTGTGGGTTTGGTCGATGGGGTTTTTTAACGCGGGAGTTTTGTGATATATTTCAAGGTAGATACGATAAAACATCATGGGAGACACATATAGATGCTGTCGAAGTTTTTGAAAATTATATCATGCCCCACCACGAGTTCATATATGATAATGTCTACATAGCAAAAATCGAGGATTACATCCCCAAAATGTCGAGATATGACATTATATTCGCAGGGGATGTGATTGAGCACATTGAAAAAAATGATGCAAACAAAGTTATAAATAACTTGAGAGAAAAGTGCGATAAAGCGCTAATGATCGCATTGCCGTTAGATGATAAGTGGCCTCAAGGAGAAGTCTTTGATAATCCCAATGAAATACACAAATCTGTATGGACAGAACGTGATTTGAAAAAACTTGGCGCAAGTTTTGTAAAAATATACACTATGAAAGATGACCGCTTGTATGCCTTTGCAATATGGACTGATTGTCCAGTACAAGAGTACCTTAGCTCCTCAAAGACAATAAGATCACGAGTTATAGAATTAGGAAATAAGATCATTAAGAGGATTCCTTAG
- a CDS encoding class I SAM-dependent methyltransferase has translation MVHIKYHGELKMGWLKEKYTEEYFIGEDKKGNKLPYGVYGVKYWKDGDLYPEAKRLLEYIDLKNATILDIGFGRGEAVKYCVQRGAKLVIGVDFSEAALGIAQITCEDQPSSNYKLYCQDILEFLNDNSDLKDISHILMLDVIEHIPRSEVEELLPILYQILLPGGCLIIHTPFYVEDNDIIHEGLKLSTQDSSDQHDETNGMHINRYSAKGLKNQVEKYGFFQWSNYIFIKPKNKFPIWKHLSIMRSFVARKLKRGV, from the coding sequence ATGGTTCATATCAAATATCACGGAGAACTAAAAATGGGTTGGCTTAAAGAGAAATACACAGAGGAGTACTTTATTGGGGAGGATAAAAAGGGAAATAAATTACCATATGGTGTTTATGGCGTGAAATATTGGAAAGATGGTGATTTATATCCTGAAGCAAAACGTTTACTAGAATATATTGATCTAAAAAATGCTACAATTTTAGATATTGGATTCGGTCGTGGAGAGGCCGTAAAATATTGCGTCCAACGCGGTGCAAAACTGGTTATTGGCGTGGATTTCTCAGAAGCCGCATTAGGAATCGCTCAAATAACATGTGAAGACCAACCTAGTTCGAATTACAAACTATACTGTCAAGATATTCTTGAATTTTTAAATGACAACTCAGATTTGAAAGATATTTCACACATTTTAATGCTCGACGTGATTGAACATATCCCCCGATCAGAAGTAGAAGAATTACTCCCTATTTTGTATCAGATCTTATTACCTGGAGGGTGCCTGATAATCCATACACCGTTTTATGTCGAAGATAATGATATTATTCATGAAGGACTGAAATTATCGACTCAAGATTCGTCAGATCAACACGATGAAACAAATGGGATGCATATAAACCGATATTCAGCAAAAGGACTAAAAAATCAAGTAGAAAAATATGGGTTTTTCCAATGGAGCAATTACATTTTCATAAAGCCAAAGAATAAGTTTCCAATATGGAAACACCTTAGCATAATGCGGTCATTCGTCGCAAGAAAACTCAAACGTGGGGTCTGA
- a CDS encoding polysaccharide deacetylase family protein, producing MMGIRKIIQLPDRLWRRLHTQGLILLYHRVATLDTDPQLLSVTPDHFAEHLEYLSEHYNPISLSELFQALKAGKIPDKSVVITFDDGYADNLWNAKPLLEKHGIPATVFVTSGSVGSDREFWWDDLERLLLLPDELPDQLELTIKGEKWNWDLTGGTANRPGQGYETNLKSWDVTMASDPGPQYTLYRDLHRHLKPLPYEQRESILSTLAQWAGASKIGRETHRPLTLNELRELDRGGLIEIGAHTITHTMLSMQPVHVQKEEIIQSKESLEEILGHKVKSFSYPFGGRADFNRKTIEIVKEAGITTACANYGSTLIRNADPYRLPRALVRDWDIEVFSSRMKEWFDE from the coding sequence ATGATGGGCATCCGCAAAATAATTCAATTACCAGACCGGCTCTGGAGGAGACTTCACACTCAAGGACTAATCCTTCTTTACCACCGTGTGGCAACCCTAGATACCGATCCCCAGCTCCTCAGCGTCACCCCCGACCATTTTGCTGAGCACCTAGAATATCTATCAGAGCATTATAACCCCATCAGCCTTTCAGAGTTGTTCCAGGCACTGAAAGCAGGAAAAATTCCAGACAAATCTGTCGTCATTACATTTGACGATGGTTATGCGGACAATCTCTGGAACGCAAAACCGCTCCTAGAAAAACACGGTATTCCCGCCACAGTATTCGTAACATCCGGGTCTGTTGGCAGCGATAGAGAGTTCTGGTGGGATGATCTGGAGAGACTGTTGCTACTGCCGGACGAGCTCCCCGACCAACTGGAACTTACCATCAAAGGAGAAAAATGGAACTGGGACCTAACCGGAGGCACAGCGAACAGACCCGGACAGGGATATGAGACCAATCTGAAATCCTGGGATGTGACCATGGCATCAGATCCGGGCCCACAATATACCCTCTACCGGGATCTTCATCGACATCTCAAACCTCTTCCTTATGAACAGCGAGAATCCATTCTATCCACTCTCGCGCAGTGGGCAGGGGCCTCAAAGATTGGCCGAGAGACACACAGACCCCTCACTCTAAACGAATTAAGAGAACTTGATCGGGGGGGACTGATAGAAATTGGAGCTCATACTATAACGCATACCATGCTCTCGATGCAACCTGTGCATGTACAAAAAGAGGAGATTATCCAGAGTAAAGAATCTCTTGAGGAGATACTTGGTCACAAGGTGAAGAGTTTTTCTTATCCCTTTGGTGGGAGAGCAGATTTTAACAGGAAAACCATAGAAATAGTAAAGGAAGCGGGTATTACTACAGCATGCGCTAACTATGGTTCAACACTCATCAGAAATGCAGATCCATACCGCCTTCCCAGAGCATTAGTCCGGGACTGGGATATAGAAGTATTTTCATCCAGGATGAAGGAATGGTTTGATGAGTGA
- a CDS encoding glycosyltransferase gives MYDHDIVLSENPELVMELAEDADIIHLHNYLDYNSTDFFPINFHELHNEGKIFVRQFHSHPQLVAREMKISIKDLLDSPIPSLVIAQFQERYYPKARVVPNIIPQNDPLYKPSPEDPSESVFFSPSARDSILTDRWNTKGAYETMKALNKVSKKTGCPLEIVSGKPLDQVLNGKRQAKIVVDELVTGSYHLSGLEGLSLGKPVFAYLDPRVDYVLREISGANVSPFINIRLEDVFDVMVDLLHHPDISYEIGKTNRKWIEQHWSDRELVKHYEDVYKKLLVDPTTITRQESLALSNPATSYRSVNIPDQVYSSRFKKYNGSFTRARFNIDKNTIQAKITILSLLMKIKHAL, from the coding sequence ATGTACGATCATGACATTGTTTTATCGGAAAATCCTGAACTTGTAATGGAATTAGCCGAAGATGCAGACATAATACACCTCCATAATTATCTGGACTATAATTCTACTGATTTCTTTCCCATAAACTTCCATGAACTACATAATGAGGGTAAAATATTCGTACGACAGTTCCATAGTCACCCCCAATTGGTTGCTCGTGAAATGAAAATAAGCATAAAAGATCTCCTTGATTCGCCAATTCCGTCTCTTGTAATTGCCCAATTTCAAGAACGGTACTACCCCAAAGCACGTGTCGTACCTAATATCATACCACAAAACGACCCCCTGTATAAACCCTCCCCTGAAGACCCCTCAGAAAGCGTTTTTTTCAGCCCCTCTGCAAGAGATAGCATACTTACCGATAGATGGAATACAAAGGGGGCTTATGAAACAATGAAAGCACTAAATAAAGTCTCAAAGAAAACAGGATGCCCACTCGAGATAGTCTCAGGAAAACCTCTCGACCAAGTACTAAATGGGAAACGTCAGGCGAAAATCGTAGTCGATGAATTAGTGACCGGAAGTTATCATCTCTCGGGGCTAGAAGGATTAAGTTTGGGGAAACCGGTTTTTGCATATTTAGATCCCCGGGTAGATTATGTACTCCGCGAGATATCCGGAGCAAACGTATCTCCGTTTATAAATATCCGGCTAGAAGATGTGTTTGATGTAATGGTAGATCTCCTTCATCATCCAGATATCTCATATGAGATTGGCAAAACAAACAGGAAATGGATCGAACAACACTGGTCAGATCGTGAGTTGGTTAAGCATTATGAAGACGTATACAAAAAATTGTTAGTGGATCCTACAACAATCACTCGTCAGGAGTCATTAGCTCTGTCTAATCCTGCAACCAGTTACAGGAGTGTTAATATTCCAGATCAGGTCTACTCAAGTAGATTCAAGAAATATAACGGATCTTTCACCAGAGCTCGGTTCAATATTGATAAAAATACCATACAGGCGAAAATTACAATCTTATCACTATTAATGAAGATAAAACATGCATTATAG
- a CDS encoding glycosyltransferase family 4 protein: MGGVEIVTHYMAKELSILGHEVHIVTSEEITERDEDFSDDMFSDNKFYVHRLHLPFMTVISHNSILKSMLFIFTAFMEVRKIRPDIIHAQNFMPSIPAYLSKIFFNIPYAICVHTEKFNLTGWGIVLPLFLKKYWPSLPYIKHSDMIFALTDNARLEVQKYLNKNSITVPNGVDLDLFKSDQLESVAQSDIPKIACISRLEKGKGIECALHAMRLIVKRYPNSKLIIIGDGLIRQELENLTNSLGIKKNVEFIGEVPNYDIPKYLASVNIYLLTSFREGFSMSLLEAMAFGLPVISTPVGIAQYILNGCNNGYLVPIRDPHAICEAVVKITENPEIKVMFSKNSAEKAKEYSWSKIIKQYEKGYYKIIYRDSGDIW, encoded by the coding sequence ATGGGTGGTGTAGAGATAGTTACGCACTATATGGCAAAAGAATTATCTATACTTGGTCATGAAGTTCACATCGTTACGAGTGAGGAAATAACTGAAAGAGATGAAGATTTTTCAGATGATATGTTTTCAGATAACAAGTTCTATGTTCACAGGCTTCATCTTCCGTTTATGACAGTGATAAGCCACAATTCGATACTAAAAAGTATGTTATTTATATTCACTGCCTTTATGGAAGTGAGGAAAATCCGCCCCGATATTATACATGCGCAGAATTTTATGCCCTCGATACCGGCGTACCTCTCAAAAATATTCTTTAATATCCCGTATGCGATCTGTGTGCATACTGAGAAATTTAATTTAACCGGTTGGGGGATTGTATTGCCTCTTTTTTTAAAAAAGTATTGGCCTTCTCTACCCTACATTAAACATTCTGATATGATTTTCGCCTTGACAGATAATGCCAGGCTAGAAGTTCAAAAGTATCTAAATAAAAATTCCATAACAGTACCGAATGGTGTGGATCTTGATTTGTTTAAGTCCGATCAATTAGAGTCCGTAGCACAGTCCGATATTCCAAAAATTGCTTGCATTTCAAGGTTGGAAAAAGGTAAGGGTATTGAGTGTGCTCTGCATGCGATGAGATTAATAGTAAAACGATATCCTAATTCAAAACTAATAATTATTGGCGATGGTCTTATTCGACAAGAGTTGGAAAACTTAACAAATAGTTTGGGGATCAAAAAAAACGTTGAATTCATTGGTGAAGTACCGAACTATGATATCCCAAAATATTTAGCGTCTGTAAATATCTACCTTCTCACTAGTTTTCGCGAGGGTTTCTCGATGAGTCTTTTAGAAGCGATGGCATTCGGTCTCCCCGTTATCTCAACGCCAGTGGGAATTGCTCAATATATACTTAATGGATGTAATAACGGTTATTTGGTACCTATAAGAGATCCCCATGCAATATGTGAGGCTGTGGTTAAAATAACTGAAAATCCTGAAATTAAGGTCATGTTCTCAAAAAATAGTGCGGAAAAAGCGAAAGAATACTCTTGGAGCAAAATTATTAAACAGTATGAAAAAGGATATTACAAAATAATATATCGTGACTCTGGAGACATCTGGTAA
- a CDS encoding glycosyltransferase yields MSEPSLRILQVSTVDIAGGAEKIAWDLFTSYRAHQHQSWLAVGTKRSGDADVFSIPKNPNRFSQFISSCFNRHSYAAYVSGRIESLTNPARIYSHLIGHENFDHPETWSLLDSVPERPDILHCHNLHGGYFDLRALPPLSHQVPTVLTLHDAWLLAGHCAHSFDCERWKTGCGNCPDLTIYPAIRRDATAYNWQRKAEIYRKSRLYVVTPCRWLMDKVDQSMLNPGVVASKVIPNGVDLKVFHPADRASARQDLGLPHDATILLFAANGIRKNIWKDYQTLQSALAEIAKTGAKVLCIALGETAPPERIGDVEIRFVPYLKDPRKVARYYQAADLYLHPARADTFPTTVLEALACGTPVVASAVGGIPEQVVEGRTGFLVPVGDARALAERVLDLLADEGLRLRMGRQAAEDAARRFGLERMVGEYLAFYRAHHKGEGI; encoded by the coding sequence ATGAGTGAGCCTTCCCTTCGTATCCTACAAGTCAGCACAGTGGATATCGCCGGCGGTGCTGAAAAGATTGCATGGGATCTCTTCACATCCTATCGCGCTCATCAACACCAGTCATGGCTGGCAGTGGGGACAAAGCGATCCGGGGATGCAGATGTATTCTCTATCCCAAAGAATCCGAACCGCTTCTCACAGTTCATTTCATCGTGTTTCAACAGGCACTCTTATGCCGCATATGTAAGTGGAAGGATAGAATCGCTGACAAATCCCGCACGTATCTATAGCCATCTAATCGGCCATGAGAACTTCGATCACCCGGAAACCTGGAGCCTTTTAGACTCAGTGCCGGAACGCCCTGACATTCTCCACTGCCACAACCTCCACGGCGGCTACTTTGACCTCCGTGCCCTCCCCCCCCTCAGCCACCAGGTCCCGACCGTGCTCACCCTCCACGATGCGTGGCTCCTTGCCGGCCACTGCGCCCATTCCTTCGACTGCGAGCGCTGGAAGACCGGTTGCGGCAACTGCCCGGACCTCACGATCTATCCGGCGATCCGGCGGGATGCGACGGCCTATAATTGGCAGCGCAAAGCGGAGATCTACAGGAAGAGTCGGCTGTATGTCGTCACCCCCTGCCGGTGGTTGATGGATAAGGTTGATCAGTCGATGCTGAATCCGGGGGTTGTGGCATCGAAGGTGATCCCCAACGGCGTGGATCTGAAGGTCTTCCACCCCGCAGACCGGGCTTCCGCACGGCAGGATCTCGGGCTCCCGCACGATGCAACGATCCTCCTCTTTGCAGCAAACGGCATCCGGAAGAACATCTGGAAAGACTACCAAACCCTGCAGTCTGCCCTTGCAGAGATCGCAAAAACCGGAGCAAAGGTCCTCTGCATCGCCCTCGGCGAAACAGCCCCCCCGGAACGGATCGGCGACGTTGAGATCCGGTTCGTCCCCTACCTGAAAGACCCCCGAAAAGTCGCCCGCTACTACCAGGCCGCCGACCTCTACCTCCACCCCGCCCGGGCCGACACCTTCCCGACCACCGTCCTCGAGGCCTTGGCCTGCGGCACCCCGGTCGTGGCGAGCGCGGTCGGCGGCATCCCCGAGCAGGTCGTGGAGGGCAGGACAGGGTTTCTGGTGCCGGTGGGGGATGCCCGGGCCCTGGCGGAGCGGGTCCTCGACCTGCTGGCGGATGAAGGGCTCCGGTTGCGGATGGGCCGGCAGGCCGCGGAGGATGCGGCGCGGCGGTTCGGGCTGGAGAGGATGGTGGGGGAGTACCTCGCATTTTACCGGGCGCACCACAAAGGCGAAGGCATATAG
- a CDS encoding acylneuraminate cytidylyltransferase codes for MKIVAIIPARGGSKGISRKNVRPLAGKPLIAHTIESARQSKNITRVVVSTDDPEIAAVSGQYGAEVVWRPAEISGDTASSEAALLHVLEHLKTAENYQPDLIVFLQCTSPLTSLEDIDGTVKVLLDEDADSAFTATPFHYFLWKKSQNGEVVGINHDKRARPMRQEREPQYIETGAVYVMRTEGFLKAKHRFFGKTVMHITPPERRWEIDEPIDFRIAEVLMQDQRQRQNLQALPSPISGLVMDFDGVFTDNRVIVFQDGREAVVCDRGDGMGLDRLKKLGVPLLVLSTEKNSVVQARCEKLGIPCHQGISDKISVLKDWIKKNNLNSSGIIYVGNDVNDLPCLRYVGCGVAVGDAYPEVKASARLVLSARGGKGAIRELTELIIQRLKEDKICQM; via the coding sequence ATGAAGATAGTCGCAATCATCCCGGCCCGGGGAGGCTCAAAGGGCATCTCCAGGAAAAATGTCCGTCCGCTTGCCGGAAAACCGCTGATCGCCCACACCATCGAGTCTGCCCGGCAATCTAAAAATATAACCAGAGTTGTCGTATCCACCGACGACCCCGAGATCGCCGCGGTTTCCGGGCAGTACGGTGCAGAGGTGGTCTGGCGGCCGGCAGAGATCAGCGGCGACACCGCATCATCAGAAGCTGCACTCCTCCACGTACTGGAGCACTTGAAAACTGCCGAGAACTACCAGCCTGATCTCATCGTCTTTCTCCAGTGTACCTCCCCCCTGACCTCTCTGGAGGACATCGACGGCACTGTCAAAGTTCTCCTCGATGAGGACGCAGATTCGGCGTTCACGGCAACACCGTTCCATTACTTCCTCTGGAAAAAGAGTCAGAACGGCGAAGTGGTCGGGATCAACCACGATAAGCGCGCACGACCGATGCGGCAGGAGAGGGAGCCGCAGTATATCGAGACCGGCGCGGTCTATGTGATGCGCACCGAAGGGTTCCTGAAAGCGAAGCATCGCTTCTTCGGCAAAACCGTTATGCATATAACACCCCCGGAACGGCGCTGGGAGATTGACGAACCCATTGATTTCAGGATTGCGGAAGTGCTGATGCAGGATCAGAGACAGCGCCAGAATCTTCAGGCACTCCCAAGCCCCATCTCTGGGTTGGTCATGGACTTTGACGGGGTGTTCACCGATAACCGGGTGATTGTCTTTCAGGACGGGAGGGAGGCGGTCGTTTGTGACAGGGGAGACGGGATGGGACTTGACAGGTTGAAAAAGTTAGGGGTACCCCTTCTGGTGCTGTCCACCGAGAAAAATTCTGTGGTGCAGGCGCGCTGTGAAAAACTTGGTATCCCCTGTCACCAGGGCATATCCGATAAAATAAGCGTATTAAAAGATTGGATAAAAAAGAACAATTTAAATTCATCCGGGATAATCTATGTTGGGAATGATGTCAACGACCTCCCCTGCTTGAGGTATGTAGGGTGTGGTGTCGCCGTGGGAGATGCATATCCAGAGGTGAAAGCATCTGCACGGTTGGTCCTCTCAGCACGTGGCGGTAAAGGAGCTATTCGGGAATTAACTGAATTAATCATACAACGATTGAAAGAGGATAAGATATGCCAGATGTGA
- a CDS encoding glycosyltransferase family 2 protein: MRCPTLADLPPPPEGKTGWPWTEETSPVPESMPDGKPWPRISIVTPSYNQGQFIEETIRSVLLQGYPDLEYIIIDGGSTDESVKIIRKYERWITFWTSEPDGGQTNAINKGFKRSTGEIVAWLNSDDLYTTGALCTAAKAFAERPHSAVIYGDADTIDAGTTILSHLNSRNFDLQDLYRRDYIRQPASFISAEAIKMIGFLDERFHYAMDYDLWVRLGQEEAVMRYIPRTLAWFRLHGSSKTVSQQEAFWPEEFMLFDMALKRDASDASLAGIAYSHMLRSLIFSHLSQQPHEIFSRTDKSAMNDDNGEAFYQQPLLKILRFISMDHLYPEDDYPLTEALRKAYLVFDSKYNSGENNHSTDVESRWVDEQLILLPNYLLSFEEKTESIRLYKKIIRMRPSLLRYPQTYKFPIRCIARINLVSRIRGA, from the coding sequence ATGCGTTGCCCAACCCTTGCTGATCTCCCCCCGCCCCCGGAGGGCAAAACCGGGTGGCCATGGACTGAAGAGACATCCCCGGTGCCGGAAAGTATGCCGGACGGGAAGCCTTGGCCGAGGATCAGTATTGTCACGCCGTCCTACAATCAGGGCCAGTTCATAGAGGAGACGATTCGGTCGGTGCTCCTGCAGGGTTACCCAGATCTTGAGTACATCATCATTGATGGGGGCAGCACAGATGAGAGCGTCAAAATTATCCGGAAATATGAGCGCTGGATAACATTCTGGACGAGCGAACCGGACGGGGGACAGACAAACGCCATCAATAAGGGGTTCAAAAGATCTACTGGGGAAATAGTGGCATGGCTGAACTCGGACGATCTCTATACCACAGGCGCTCTCTGCACAGCGGCGAAGGCATTTGCTGAACGGCCACATTCCGCTGTCATCTATGGAGATGCGGATACCATAGATGCAGGTACAACAATATTGTCGCACTTAAACTCCCGCAATTTCGACCTGCAAGATCTGTATCGCCGTGATTATATCAGACAGCCGGCGAGTTTCATCAGTGCCGAAGCGATAAAGATGATCGGGTTTTTAGATGAAAGATTCCACTATGCGATGGATTATGATCTCTGGGTCCGTCTTGGGCAGGAAGAGGCCGTAATGCGGTATATTCCCAGAACGCTCGCGTGGTTCAGGTTGCATGGCAGTTCAAAAACTGTTTCTCAGCAGGAAGCATTCTGGCCAGAAGAATTTATGCTGTTTGATATGGCACTCAAACGTGACGCCTCGGATGCATCCCTTGCAGGAATCGCATACTCTCACATGCTCCGATCGTTAATTTTCAGTCATCTCTCACAACAGCCTCATGAAATCTTTAGTCGCACAGATAAGAGCGCTATGAATGATGATAATGGGGAGGCATTTTACCAGCAACCGCTCCTGAAGATCCTGAGGTTTATTAGCATGGATCATCTGTACCCAGAGGACGATTATCCCCTCACAGAGGCCCTGCGCAAGGCATACCTGGTGTTTGACAGCAAATATAACAGCGGGGAAAATAACCACTCCACCGACGTTGAATCCAGATGGGTTGATGAACAGTTAATTCTCTTGCCTAACTATCTGTTGAGCTTTGAAGAAAAAACCGAATCGATTAGATTGTATAAGAAAATTATACGTATGCGCCCATCTCTCCTTAGATATCCTCAAACTTACAAATTCCCAATAAGATGCATCGCGAGGATTAATCTGGTTTCGAGAATCAGAGGAGCTTAA
- a CDS encoding FkbM family methyltransferase, which yields MGRYQVTYTDILSLYIEYKDIFCRLIYHFECEKSNPYIIDGGGCIGMSVLYFKYIYPEAKIICFEPDPEIFKILQHNLTTNNLDDVTLINAGLSKEGGILSFSSDNVDGGKIVESSQGNIKIRTVRLSEYLSEAVDFLKLNIEGQELPVLQEIEASGKLRNIREMVIEYHGWPDESQKLGELLTILDRNGFQYLIHDFDRETCSASKPPFRLSPQTTWFCLVYARRQDAS from the coding sequence ATGGGACGTTATCAGGTCACATATACAGATATTCTATCACTATATATCGAGTATAAGGACATTTTTTGCCGTCTAATTTATCATTTCGAGTGTGAAAAATCCAACCCCTATATCATTGATGGTGGCGGATGCATCGGAATGTCGGTGCTGTATTTCAAGTATATATACCCTGAAGCCAAGATTATATGCTTTGAACCAGATCCGGAAATTTTCAAAATACTACAACATAACCTTACCACAAATAATCTGGATGATGTCACCTTAATCAATGCGGGCCTGTCAAAAGAAGGGGGAATACTGAGTTTCAGTTCTGATAATGTTGACGGAGGCAAAATCGTTGAGAGTAGTCAAGGCAACATAAAAATCCGAACTGTTCGATTGAGTGAATATCTATCAGAAGCTGTAGACTTTTTAAAACTTAATATTGAAGGACAGGAATTGCCTGTCCTTCAAGAAATAGAAGCATCCGGAAAACTCCGAAATATAAGAGAAATGGTAATTGAATACCACGGTTGGCCAGATGAGAGCCAGAAACTGGGAGAACTACTGACCATCCTCGATCGGAATGGGTTCCAGTATCTGATCCACGACTTTGACAGAGAGACATGCAGTGCAAGCAAACCCCCCTTCCGCCTGAGCCCCCAGACAACATGGTTCTGCTTAGTTTACGCTCGAAGACAGGATGCTTCATAA
- a CDS encoding N-acetylneuraminate synthase family protein, producing MPDVIEIGGRPIGDGYPTYIIAEIGINHNGDLEIAKKLIDAAVLAGCDAVKFQKRTPELCVPPGQWDILRETPWGCLPYIEYKKRIEFDPEEYKEIDRYCSEKGIAWFASCWDEPSVDFIEQFNPACYKIASASLTDDDLLQHIDETGRPMILSTGMSTMDEIRHAVSLLDNDRLLISHCTSTYPCKPEELNLRMIQTLKQEFNCPIGYSGHEVGLQTTLASTVLGACFVERHITLDRAMWGSDHAASVEPGGLMRLVRDIRVIEAAMGDGVKRVYESEVPGINKLRKK from the coding sequence ATGCCAGATGTGATTGAAATCGGCGGACGGCCCATAGGTGACGGTTACCCGACCTATATCATCGCGGAGATTGGGATCAACCACAATGGTGATCTTGAGATCGCCAAAAAACTCATCGATGCAGCGGTACTGGCTGGATGTGATGCGGTCAAGTTCCAGAAGCGAACTCCCGAGCTCTGTGTGCCTCCAGGACAGTGGGACATCCTGCGGGAGACGCCCTGGGGATGTCTCCCATACATTGAATACAAAAAGCGCATCGAGTTCGATCCGGAAGAATACAAAGAGATCGACAGATACTGCAGTGAGAAGGGTATTGCCTGGTTTGCCTCCTGCTGGGATGAACCGTCTGTGGATTTTATCGAGCAGTTTAACCCCGCCTGTTACAAGATTGCATCGGCATCCCTCACCGACGATGACCTGTTACAGCACATCGATGAGACGGGGCGACCCATGATCCTCTCCACCGGGATGTCCACGATGGATGAGATCCGTCATGCAGTCTCTCTTCTTGATAACGACCGACTTCTCATTTCCCACTGCACCAGTACCTACCCCTGCAAACCCGAGGAACTGAACCTGCGCATGATCCAGACGCTGAAACAGGAGTTCAATTGTCCCATCGGCTACTCTGGGCATGAGGTTGGCCTGCAGACCACCCTTGCGTCGACCGTCCTCGGAGCATGCTTCGTCGAGCGACATATTACACTGGATCGTGCCATGTGGGGGAGCGATCACGCGGCCTCGGTGGAGCCCGGGGGATTGATGCGGTTGGTGCGGGATATCAGGGTGATTGAGGCAGCAATGGGAGATGGAGTGAAGCGGGTTTACGAAAGCGAGGTACCGGGTATAAATAAGTTAAGGAAGAAATGA
- a CDS encoding methyltransferase domain-containing protein, producing the protein MEIERRFLCQINLGRLDRLHPISTLFGYDRGQPIDRYYVENFLLQHKNDIHGRVLEIGDDTYTKKFGGTKVKRSDILHAVEGNPSATIVADIAHADNIPSNTFDCIILTQTLQFVYDLPSAINHLHRILKPGGVLLATVPGISQISRYDIDRWGEFWRFTTQSAQRLFEDKFSAKMIEVEAYGNVLIAIAFLHGLAVEELNPEHFEYQDPDYQVLITVRAAKSKTDN; encoded by the coding sequence ATGGAGATAGAAAGAAGATTCCTCTGCCAGATCAATCTTGGGAGGTTAGATCGCCTCCACCCCATCAGCACCCTCTTTGGTTATGACCGCGGGCAACCGATCGATCGATACTACGTCGAAAACTTCCTTTTGCAGCACAAGAACGATATCCACGGTAGAGTGTTAGAGATCGGGGACGATACTTACACAAAAAAATTCGGTGGCACCAAAGTTAAGCGGTCAGATATTCTCCATGCTGTCGAGGGGAATCCATCAGCCACGATAGTGGCAGACATCGCGCACGCAGATAACATCCCCTCTAACACCTTCGATTGTATCATCCTGACCCAGACCCTCCAATTCGTTTATGACCTACCATCAGCAATAAACCACCTTCATCGCATCCTGAAACCGGGCGGCGTGCTCTTGGCAACCGTGCCGGGGATAAGCCAGATCTCCCGCTATGACATAGACAGATGGGGTGAATTCTGGCGTTTCACCACGCAGTCGGCACAACGTCTGTTTGAAGACAAGTTCTCCGCAAAAATGATTGAAGTAGAGGCATACGGGAATGTACTCATCGCGATTGCCTTTTTACACGGTCTTGCAGTTGAAGAACTTAACCCAGAACACTTTGAATATCAAGATCCTGATTATCAGGTGCTTATCACCGTGCGTGCGGCAAAATCAAAAACAGACAACTGA